The following are encoded in a window of Mycobacterium sp. ELW1 genomic DNA:
- a CDS encoding DUF4345 domain-containing protein has translation MTPVVITIVAVFFLGMGLYGLAAPASLIEPFGIVLERPEARAEVRAVYGGFGVAVAGVLGYGLLQPQVRTGIVLAVAVALAGMAFGRVIAALCGDRTPFYPNWFYCLVEVAAAAALALVIT, from the coding sequence ATGACCCCTGTGGTAATCACCATCGTCGCCGTGTTCTTCCTCGGGATGGGTCTCTACGGCCTGGCGGCACCGGCGAGCCTCATCGAACCGTTCGGCATCGTCCTCGAGCGCCCGGAAGCACGCGCCGAGGTGCGTGCGGTCTACGGCGGCTTCGGTGTCGCGGTCGCGGGCGTACTCGGCTATGGCCTGCTGCAACCGCAGGTCCGCACCGGCATCGTGCTCGCCGTCGCGGTGGCTCTGGCCGGAATGGCGTTCGGACGGGTGATCGCGGCGCTATGCGGCGACCGAACGCCGTTCTACCCCAACTGGTTCTACTGCTTGGTGGAGGTGGCTGCCGCAGCAGCCCTGGCGCTGGTCATCACCTAG
- a CDS encoding zinc-binding alcohol dehydrogenase family protein, whose amino-acid sequence MTATMAAVGAFAADDLNDSLRDVTVPVPQLRPRDLLVRMQAVSVNPVDTKQRRGLTPSAEPAILGYDAAGVVEAVGPAVETLAVGDEVWYAGDITRAGSNAELQAVDERIVARKPSSLSFADAAALPLTAITAWESLFDRFGLTPQSTGDLLVLGAAGGVGSVMIQLAKVLTGVRVIATASRDESRRWAERMGADVVVDHRRLRDETLAVAPDGVRYLFSPHSAGNIDDYAAIVAPFGHITAIDEPEGLELVGLKAKSIAWHWELMFTRSMYETPDMIAQQRLLTEVAAMVDRRELRSTVTETITDFSAAGLREAHRLVESGRMTGKVVVTR is encoded by the coding sequence ATGACCGCAACGATGGCCGCCGTGGGCGCGTTCGCCGCCGACGACCTGAACGACAGCCTGCGCGATGTCACCGTCCCCGTACCGCAGCTGCGGCCCCGCGATCTGCTGGTGCGCATGCAGGCCGTGTCGGTCAACCCAGTCGACACGAAGCAGCGCCGCGGGCTGACGCCGTCGGCGGAACCTGCGATCCTCGGGTACGACGCGGCGGGCGTCGTCGAGGCGGTCGGCCCGGCGGTCGAGACACTCGCCGTCGGCGACGAGGTCTGGTACGCAGGCGACATCACCCGCGCGGGCAGCAACGCCGAGCTGCAGGCCGTCGACGAGCGCATCGTCGCACGCAAGCCGTCCTCGCTGTCCTTCGCCGACGCCGCCGCCCTGCCGCTGACGGCGATCACCGCATGGGAATCGCTGTTCGACCGATTCGGCCTCACGCCGCAGTCGACAGGCGACCTGCTGGTGCTCGGTGCGGCGGGCGGGGTCGGCTCGGTGATGATCCAGCTGGCCAAGGTGCTGACCGGCGTGCGGGTCATCGCCACCGCGAGCCGCGACGAGTCGCGGCGGTGGGCTGAGCGGATGGGCGCCGACGTGGTGGTCGACCACCGCCGGTTGCGGGATGAGACCCTGGCGGTGGCACCGGACGGCGTGCGCTACCTGTTCTCCCCGCACTCGGCCGGCAACATCGACGACTACGCCGCGATCGTCGCGCCCTTCGGCCACATCACCGCGATAGACGAGCCCGAGGGACTCGAGCTGGTCGGGCTGAAAGCCAAGAGCATCGCGTGGCACTGGGAGCTGATGTTCACGCGGTCGATGTACGAGACGCCGGACATGATCGCCCAGCAGCGGCTGCTCACCGAGGTGGCGGCGATGGTGGACCGCCGCGAGCTACGCAGCACCGTCACCGAGACGATCACGGATTTCTCCGCGGCCGGGCTGCGCGAAGCGCACCGCCTCGTGGAGTCGGGCCGTATGACCGGCAAGGTCGTCGTCACCCGCTGA
- the lpqV gene encoding lipoprotein LpqV — translation MRPYRCRSLSAAAACVVGVAAVLTACSSGGGGKSPSTTPAPSNGGAQSTEATAPSGTVGTSPGGVTTRIDAPAESTEEQYAQACMATKTWMQAKGGEPSTLVEPFLKELQSNAAPGPATFNSTWGQLSTAQQAAVIIAVKAAAEGGC, via the coding sequence ATGCGCCCCTACCGATGTCGCTCCCTGTCCGCCGCCGCGGCGTGTGTCGTGGGCGTGGCCGCCGTGCTGACGGCATGCTCATCGGGCGGCGGCGGGAAGTCCCCGTCCACGACTCCGGCGCCGTCGAACGGCGGAGCGCAGTCGACGGAAGCGACCGCGCCGTCGGGCACGGTCGGCACGTCGCCGGGTGGGGTCACCACTCGCATTGACGCGCCTGCCGAATCGACCGAAGAACAATATGCGCAGGCCTGCATGGCGACGAAGACGTGGATGCAAGCCAAGGGCGGTGAGCCGTCGACGTTGGTCGAACCGTTCCTGAAGGAATTGCAGAGCAACGCGGCCCCGGGCCCGGCGACGTTCAACAGCACCTGGGGGCAGTTGTCGACGGCGCAGCAGGCCGCGGTCATCATCGCGGTGAAGGCGGCCGCCGAGGGCGGCTGCTGA
- a CDS encoding cysteine dioxygenase, with product MHATDQYADGVLRGQFDALLPAGGPPSDERWFTRLHADDELDVWLISWVAGHTTELHDHGGSLGALTVLSGALHEYRWNGERLHRRRLDAGDQAAFPLGWVHDVVGAPAVSAPASATLSVHAYSPPLTAMSYYEVTERNTLRRTRTELTDAPEGS from the coding sequence ATGCACGCCACCGATCAGTACGCCGACGGCGTGCTGCGCGGCCAGTTCGACGCGCTGCTGCCCGCCGGTGGCCCACCCAGCGACGAACGCTGGTTCACCCGGCTGCACGCCGACGACGAGCTCGACGTCTGGCTGATCAGCTGGGTCGCCGGCCACACCACCGAGTTGCACGACCACGGCGGATCGCTGGGTGCGTTGACCGTACTCTCCGGCGCTCTGCACGAATATCGTTGGAACGGTGAGCGATTGCACCGCCGCCGGCTCGACGCCGGAGACCAGGCGGCCTTCCCGCTCGGGTGGGTGCACGACGTGGTCGGCGCACCGGCCGTATCCGCACCCGCCTCTGCCACACTGAGTGTGCACGCCTATTCGCCGCCGTTGACGGCGATGTCGTATTACGAAGTCACCGAGCGTAATACGTTGCGGCGCACACGCACCGAGCTGACCGACGCACCTGAGGGGAGCTGA
- a CDS encoding rhodanese-like domain-containing protein — protein MSSRIDRVLADARARLHRLTAQEIPAALRRGAILVDIRPAAQRAAEGETPAALVIERNVLEWRADPTSEARLPQATDDDVEWVILCSQGYTSSLAAAALQDLGLHRATDVVGGYQALAAADVLAELSELTPAQ, from the coding sequence ATGAGCAGCCGAATCGACCGCGTCCTGGCCGACGCCCGAGCGCGACTGCACCGGCTGACGGCGCAGGAGATCCCGGCGGCACTGCGACGAGGCGCCATCCTGGTCGACATTCGACCGGCCGCCCAACGCGCCGCCGAGGGCGAGACCCCGGCCGCGCTGGTGATCGAACGCAATGTGCTGGAGTGGCGCGCCGACCCGACCAGCGAGGCCCGGTTGCCCCAGGCCACCGACGATGACGTCGAGTGGGTGATCCTGTGCTCGCAGGGCTACACCTCGAGCCTGGCCGCGGCCGCGTTACAGGATCTCGGGCTGCACCGCGCCACCGATGTCGTCGGCGGCTATCAGGCGCTGGCCGCAGCCGACGTACTCGCCGAACTGAGCGAGCTCACTCCGGCGCAGTGA
- a CDS encoding enoyl-CoA hydratase, with the protein MSPTTSFETILVDRDERVGTITLNRPKALNALNSQVMVEVTTAAAEFDNDPGIGAIVITGNEKAFAAGADIKEMAELSFSEVFDADFFAAWGKLAAVRTPTIAAVAGYALGGGCELAMMCDVLIAADTAKFGQPEIKLGVLPGMGGSQRLTRAIGKAKAMDLILTGRTIDAAEAERSGLVSRVVPADDLLTEAKAVATTISQMSRSAARMAKEAVNRAFESTLTEGLLYERRLFHSAFATDDQTEGMAAFTEKRPANFTHR; encoded by the coding sequence GTGAGCCCCACAACGAGCTTCGAGACCATCCTGGTCGACCGCGATGAGCGGGTCGGCACCATCACCCTCAACCGGCCCAAGGCGCTCAACGCCCTCAACAGCCAGGTGATGGTCGAGGTCACCACGGCCGCCGCCGAATTCGACAACGATCCGGGTATCGGCGCCATCGTCATCACCGGCAACGAGAAGGCGTTCGCCGCCGGTGCCGACATCAAGGAGATGGCCGAACTCTCCTTCTCCGAGGTTTTCGACGCGGACTTCTTCGCGGCGTGGGGCAAGCTGGCCGCCGTCCGCACCCCGACCATCGCGGCGGTCGCCGGTTACGCCCTGGGCGGCGGCTGCGAGCTGGCGATGATGTGCGACGTGCTGATCGCCGCCGACACAGCCAAGTTCGGCCAACCCGAGATCAAACTGGGCGTCCTGCCCGGCATGGGCGGCTCGCAGCGGCTGACCCGCGCCATCGGCAAGGCCAAGGCGATGGACCTCATCCTGACCGGCCGCACGATCGACGCCGCCGAGGCCGAGCGCAGCGGCCTGGTGTCGCGGGTGGTCCCGGCCGACGACCTGCTCACCGAGGCCAAAGCCGTCGCGACGACGATCTCGCAGATGTCGCGCTCGGCCGCCCGGATGGCCAAGGAAGCAGTCAACCGGGCCTTCGAATCCACACTGACCGAAGGCCTGCTCTACGAGCGCCGGCTGTTCCACTCCGCGTTCGCCACCGACGACCAGACCGAGGGGATGGCCGCCTTCACCGAGAAGCGCCCTGCCAACTTCACGCACCGCTAA
- a CDS encoding enoyl-CoA hydratase/isomerase family protein → MTAESDEVLTRVDGGVGFLTLNRPKAINSLTHTMVEIIARALTEWEHDDDVRAVVLAGAGERGLCAGGDVVAIYHSARGDGSEARRFWLDEYRLNARIGSYPKPFVAIMDGIVMGGGVGVAAHGSVRVVTDTSKVAMPEVGIGFVPDVGGTYLLSRAPGELGLHAALSGAPFSGADAIALGFADHYVPHVQLQGFVEAIVADGVDAAVQAFAIEPPASHLLSQQHWIDECYAGETVADIVAALRGHDDEDARKAGDLIASRSPIAASVALASVRRAAELDTLEDVLVQEYRVSSASLDSHDFVEGIRAQIIDKDRNPTWNPPTLAAVTEQDVEQYFAPADPDLTFEEDM, encoded by the coding sequence GTGACGGCTGAATCCGACGAAGTCTTGACCCGGGTCGATGGGGGTGTCGGCTTCCTGACACTCAACCGCCCGAAGGCCATCAACTCGCTGACCCACACCATGGTCGAGATCATCGCCAGGGCGCTGACCGAGTGGGAGCACGACGACGACGTGCGCGCGGTGGTCCTCGCCGGCGCGGGGGAACGCGGCCTGTGCGCCGGAGGTGACGTGGTGGCGATCTATCACAGCGCCCGCGGCGACGGTTCCGAAGCTCGCCGGTTCTGGCTCGACGAGTACCGCCTCAACGCCCGGATCGGCAGCTACCCCAAGCCCTTCGTGGCGATCATGGACGGCATCGTGATGGGCGGCGGTGTCGGCGTCGCCGCGCACGGCAGCGTCCGCGTGGTGACCGACACCTCCAAGGTCGCCATGCCCGAGGTCGGGATCGGCTTCGTCCCCGACGTCGGCGGCACCTATCTGTTGTCCCGGGCTCCCGGTGAACTCGGCCTGCACGCCGCACTGTCCGGCGCTCCGTTCTCCGGGGCCGACGCCATCGCGCTCGGATTCGCCGACCACTACGTCCCGCATGTACAGCTGCAGGGGTTCGTCGAAGCGATCGTCGCCGACGGTGTGGACGCCGCCGTCCAGGCGTTCGCCATCGAGCCGCCAGCCAGTCACCTTCTGTCCCAACAGCATTGGATTGACGAATGCTATGCCGGCGAGACCGTCGCCGACATCGTCGCCGCCCTGCGCGGCCACGACGACGAGGACGCCAGGAAAGCCGGCGACCTCATCGCGTCCCGCTCCCCCATCGCGGCATCCGTCGCGCTCGCCTCGGTGCGGCGTGCCGCCGAGCTCGACACCCTGGAAGACGTTCTGGTGCAGGAATACCGGGTGTCGTCGGCGTCGCTGGATTCCCATGACTTCGTCGAGGGGATCCGCGCGCAGATCATCGACAAAGACCGCAATCCGACGTGGAACCCGCCGACACTGGCCGCGGTGACCGAGCAGGATGTGGAACAGTACTTCGCGCCGGCAGACCCGGACCTGACCTTCGAGGAGGACATGTGA
- a CDS encoding Bax inhibitor-1/YccA family protein, producing the protein MRETSNPVFRSLPKQQGGYAQFGTGVAGAQQVAYQTDPYAGAYQPQTGVSRPMTIDDVVTKTGITLGVLSVVAVISYFLVSANLALATPFTLIGGLGGLVLVLIATFGRKQDNPAIVLSYAALEGLFVGAVSFIFANVVVSGANAGVLISQAVLGTIGVFFGMLVVYKTGAIRVTPKFTRMIVAAMVGVLVLMLGNFVLAMFGVGGGEGLGLRSGGPIAIIFSLFVIALAAFSFLIDFDAADQMIRAGAPEKAAWGVALGLTVTLVWLYIEILRLLSYFQQR; encoded by the coding sequence GTGCGGGAGACCAGCAACCCGGTATTTCGTTCACTGCCCAAGCAGCAGGGCGGATACGCACAATTTGGTACCGGTGTCGCCGGTGCCCAGCAGGTGGCTTACCAGACCGATCCCTACGCGGGTGCCTACCAGCCGCAGACCGGCGTCTCGCGGCCCATGACGATCGACGACGTCGTCACCAAGACCGGCATCACCCTCGGTGTGCTTTCCGTCGTCGCGGTCATCTCCTACTTCCTGGTCTCGGCCAACCTGGCCCTGGCCACGCCGTTCACCCTGATCGGTGGGCTCGGCGGGCTGGTCCTGGTGCTGATCGCGACCTTCGGCCGTAAGCAGGACAACCCGGCCATCGTTCTGAGCTACGCCGCACTCGAGGGCCTGTTCGTCGGCGCGGTGTCGTTCATCTTCGCCAACGTGGTGGTGTCCGGTGCCAACGCCGGTGTGCTGATCAGCCAGGCGGTGCTCGGCACCATCGGCGTGTTCTTCGGCATGCTCGTCGTCTACAAGACCGGCGCCATCCGGGTCACCCCGAAGTTCACCCGCATGATCGTCGCCGCGATGGTCGGCGTGCTGGTGCTGATGCTCGGCAACTTCGTGCTGGCGATGTTCGGTGTCGGCGGCGGCGAGGGCCTCGGCCTTCGCAGCGGTGGTCCGATCGCGATCATCTTCTCGCTGTTCGTGATCGCGCTGGCGGCCTTCAGCTTCCTGATCGACTTCGACGCCGCGGACCAGATGATCCGCGCCGGTGCGCCGGAGAAGGCGGCCTGGGGCGTGGCCCTCGGCCTGACCGTGACGCTCGTCTGGCTGTACATCGAGATCCTGCGGCTGTTGAGCTACTTCCAACAGCGCTAG